From the genome of Rhodohalobacter sp. SW132, one region includes:
- a CDS encoding gluconate 5-dehydrogenase, with protein MSSLFDLSGKRALVTGATHGLGMAMAKGLAEAGAELIINGTTPSRMENAVEEYEREGYEVHSFLFDVTDEKKAAEHVDQVEKEIGPINILVNNAGIIKRMPLKDMDVQEYRKVIDVDLTGPFIMAKQVVRHMIPRNEGKIINICSMMTELGRDTVGAYAAAKGGLKMLTKSMATEWARYNIQANGIGPGYFATSQTEPIRKDGHPFNDFIINRTPAGRWGDPSDLAGTAVFLSSKASDFVNGQIIYVDGGILATIGKPANED; from the coding sequence ATGAGTTCATTATTCGATTTATCGGGCAAACGGGCACTCGTGACGGGTGCAACACATGGGCTCGGAATGGCGATGGCGAAGGGACTGGCTGAAGCGGGGGCTGAACTTATCATAAACGGTACCACCCCTTCCCGAATGGAAAATGCTGTAGAAGAATATGAACGTGAAGGCTACGAGGTGCACAGTTTCTTATTTGATGTAACCGATGAGAAAAAAGCGGCAGAACATGTGGATCAAGTTGAAAAAGAGATTGGCCCCATCAACATTCTGGTTAATAATGCCGGTATTATAAAACGCATGCCGCTGAAGGATATGGATGTTCAAGAGTACCGGAAAGTGATTGACGTGGACCTGACAGGCCCATTTATTATGGCTAAGCAGGTCGTTCGGCACATGATTCCCCGCAATGAAGGAAAGATCATTAATATTTGTTCGATGATGACCGAACTCGGCCGTGATACGGTGGGAGCCTATGCGGCTGCAAAAGGCGGTTTGAAAATGCTGACGAAAAGTATGGCGACAGAATGGGCCCGGTACAATATTCAGGCAAACGGTATTGGCCCGGGATATTTCGCCACATCCCAAACTGAACCAATCCGAAAAGATGGACACCCGTTCAACGATTTTATTATCAACCGGACGCCGGCCGGACGCTGGGGAGATCCATCTGATCTTGCAGGAACGGCTGTGTTTCTATCCTCAAAAGCCAGTGATTTTGTAAATGGACAAATTATTTATGTGGATGGTGGAATTCTTGCCACCATCGGTAAACCTGCCAATGAAGACTAA
- a CDS encoding VOC family protein produces the protein MKIEHFAINVEEPEKMADWYIEHVGLEAVSRKEKAPFTSFLADDSGDVMLEIYKNPPDNIPDYHQMDPLNLHLAFVSDDPDSDKKRLVNAGAALVSEDHLEDGSHIVMLKDPWGISIQLCKRGVPMLKPGDHSH, from the coding sequence ATGAAAATTGAACACTTTGCTATAAATGTAGAAGAGCCGGAAAAGATGGCTGACTGGTATATTGAACATGTTGGCTTGGAGGCTGTCAGTCGAAAAGAGAAAGCGCCTTTCACATCATTTTTAGCAGATGACAGTGGGGATGTGATGCTTGAGATTTATAAGAATCCGCCTGACAATATTCCGGATTATCATCAAATGGACCCATTAAACCTGCATTTGGCATTTGTGTCAGATGACCCGGATAGTGATAAAAAAAGACTTGTAAATGCAGGTGCTGCACTTGTATCCGAAGACCACCTGGAAGATGGATCCCATATAGTCATGCTGAAAGATCCATGGGGAATTTCTATTCAGCTATGCAAAAGAGGGGTGCCAATGCTCAAACCTGGCGACCATTCCCATTGA
- the kduI gene encoding 5-dehydro-4-deoxy-D-glucuronate isomerase, producing MSINYTVRFAANPDDFDTYDKQKIRDDFLIQDLFTDGDVNLIYTHYDRFIVGGAKPGSTPLKLESIPPLKADHFLDRRELGIINVGETGMVTVDGQKYTLDYKEALYVGKESRSVQFDQSDGKQPLFYLNSAPAHHLYPTKKITQDEAEIVELGSLQTSNHRVIRKLIVHSIVETCQLQMGMTQLEEGSVWNTMPPHVHDRRMETYFYFELPEDQVVCHFLGEPDNTRHIWMKNQQAVLSPPWSIHCGSGTSNYTFIWGMAGENLDYSDMDKSKPTELR from the coding sequence ATGTCTATTAATTATACTGTTCGATTTGCTGCAAATCCAGATGACTTTGACACTTATGACAAGCAAAAGATCAGGGATGATTTTTTGATCCAGGATCTTTTTACGGATGGTGACGTCAACCTGATCTATACCCATTACGATCGTTTTATCGTTGGTGGTGCCAAACCGGGGAGCACTCCGCTTAAGCTCGAATCAATTCCGCCCCTAAAAGCAGACCATTTTCTTGACAGGCGGGAACTTGGGATCATCAATGTGGGAGAAACCGGAATGGTTACTGTTGATGGTCAGAAGTATACACTTGATTATAAGGAAGCTCTGTATGTGGGCAAAGAATCAAGAAGTGTGCAATTCGATCAGTCGGATGGCAAACAGCCTCTGTTTTACCTCAATTCTGCACCTGCACATCACCTGTATCCCACAAAAAAAATTACGCAGGACGAAGCTGAAATTGTTGAATTGGGATCTCTTCAAACATCCAATCACAGGGTCATCCGTAAATTAATTGTACACAGTATAGTAGAAACATGTCAGCTTCAGATGGGAATGACACAACTCGAGGAGGGCAGCGTATGGAACACCATGCCGCCCCATGTACATGACCGGCGTATGGAAACCTATTTCTATTTTGAGCTTCCTGAAGACCAGGTTGTTTGTCATTTTCTTGGCGAACCCGACAATACGCGGCATATCTGGATGAAAAACCAGCAGGCCGTTCTATCACCTCCCTGGTCTATCCACTGCGGCTCAGGTACAAGCAACTACACATTTATTTGGGGAATGGCCGGCGAAAACCTGGATTATAGCGATATGGATAAATCTAAACCTACTGAACTGCGATAA